The following coding sequences lie in one Megalodesulfovibrio gigas DSM 1382 = ATCC 19364 genomic window:
- a CDS encoding branched-chain amino acid ABC transporter permease — MFSLYLAQAVTSGLALGAVYGLMALGFCLIYNASRLINFAQGELLLLSGLGILSLVQALHLHWALGILAACAWGFLLGLFLYATTLGLTMRAHPLRQLMLTVAASLIWQGLAILAWGKQPHVLPRMAPLPDLRLGLLYFSQDTVTAMVLALTAGGLLHLFLRHTRTGTAVRAVSMHPLAATLQGVNPVRTYAICFALSGALAALAALCVGPQTMLRHDMGFAIGLKGFVAATVGGYSSLGRVFLGGIFLGVLEAGLVLTFNNELKEALTFLLLIVLLVVMPLGEKHAHAR, encoded by the coding sequence ATGTTCAGCCTCTACCTTGCGCAAGCAGTCACTTCGGGCCTGGCGTTGGGCGCAGTCTACGGCCTCATGGCCCTGGGCTTCTGCCTCATTTACAATGCCTCGCGGCTCATCAACTTCGCCCAGGGCGAGCTGCTCCTGCTCTCCGGGCTGGGCATCCTCTCCCTGGTCCAGGCGCTGCACCTGCATTGGGCGCTGGGCATCCTGGCCGCCTGCGCCTGGGGGTTCCTGCTGGGCCTGTTCCTGTACGCCACCACCCTGGGCCTGACCATGCGCGCCCACCCCCTGCGTCAGCTCATGCTCACCGTGGCCGCCAGCCTCATCTGGCAGGGGCTGGCCATCCTGGCCTGGGGCAAGCAGCCGCACGTGCTGCCGCGCATGGCGCCCCTGCCGGATCTGCGTCTGGGCCTCCTGTATTTTTCGCAAGATACCGTCACGGCCATGGTGCTGGCCCTCACGGCTGGCGGGCTGCTGCATCTCTTTCTGCGCCACACCCGCACGGGCACGGCGGTGCGGGCCGTCTCCATGCATCCGCTGGCGGCCACGCTGCAGGGCGTCAACCCCGTGCGCACCTACGCCATCTGTTTTGCCCTGTCCGGAGCGCTGGCGGCGCTGGCGGCCCTGTGCGTGGGACCGCAGACCATGCTGCGGCACGACATGGGCTTTGCCATCGGCCTCAAAGGCTTTGTGGCCGCCACTGTGGGCGGCTACTCCTCCCTGGGACGTGTGTTCCTGGGCGGGATCTTCCTGGGCGTGCTGGAAGCCGGCCTGGTGCTGACCTTCAACAACGAACTCAAGGAAGCGCTGACGTTCCTGCTGCTCATCGTGCTGCTGGTGGTCATGCCGTTGGGAGAAAAGCATGCCCATGCCCGATAG